One genomic region from Desulfurispira natronophila encodes:
- the typA gene encoding translational GTPase TypA gives MSQASTNESIRNIAIIAHVDHGKTTLVDQIFRQSGLFRENQAVDERIMDSMDLERERGITIAAKNCSVSWKSVKINILDTPGHADFGGEVERALAMVDGAILLVDASEGPLPQTRFVLKKALDLGLAIVVVINKIDRPDSRIDEVLDEVYDLFIDLDASDQQLEFPVLYAIGIEGIAKRDLSEHSDNLTPLMETILKTVPAPQYKTYEPFQMLVADLGYSDYLGRLAIGRVAHGSMKRGEALVRIDEDAQQTTVKVKKMQVYRGLEMEDAEEVFPGEILILAGLDEVHIGDTICTAQDPRTLPRLRVDRPTVSMRFAPNTSPFAGLEGKLVQSTKIRERLMRETLRSVALEVEETPNSDTFIVKGRGELQMAILIETMRREGFELMVGKPEVIYRHDSNGQLLEPIEDVYIDCEEIYMGVISEKLSHRKGRMVNLTNRGTGRVRVQFSIPSRGLIGYRSQFLTDTRGTGIMNSIFHGYEIHRGDFTSRISGSLVSDRQGDASGYALYNLEPRGLLFITPGTKVYEGMIIGEHNRDNDLNVNPCKEKKLSNVRASGKDDSISLTPVLPMTLERAIEFIREDELVEVTPKNIRLRKAVLDGQERHRQEGQAKKS, from the coding sequence ATGTCCCAAGCCAGCACCAATGAATCGATTCGTAATATTGCTATTATTGCTCACGTTGACCACGGAAAAACTACCTTGGTCGACCAGATTTTTCGCCAGAGCGGGCTTTTCCGTGAAAACCAGGCAGTAGATGAACGAATTATGGACAGCATGGACCTTGAGCGTGAACGAGGAATTACTATTGCAGCAAAAAATTGCTCTGTAAGCTGGAAAAGCGTAAAAATAAATATCCTTGATACTCCTGGTCACGCAGACTTTGGTGGTGAGGTTGAGCGAGCATTGGCTATGGTGGATGGTGCTATACTCTTAGTAGATGCATCGGAAGGCCCCCTTCCTCAAACCCGTTTTGTACTAAAAAAAGCTCTTGATCTTGGCTTGGCGATTGTTGTCGTAATTAATAAAATTGACAGACCAGACAGCAGAATCGATGAAGTTCTCGATGAAGTGTACGATCTTTTTATCGATCTTGACGCCAGCGATCAGCAGCTGGAATTTCCTGTTCTTTACGCCATTGGCATTGAGGGTATCGCCAAACGAGATCTATCAGAACATTCTGACAATCTTACACCACTCATGGAAACCATACTGAAAACTGTTCCTGCTCCGCAGTATAAAACATACGAACCTTTCCAAATGTTGGTTGCTGACTTGGGCTATTCCGACTATCTTGGCCGCCTGGCAATTGGACGGGTAGCCCATGGGTCAATGAAACGGGGCGAAGCATTAGTGCGCATAGATGAAGATGCTCAACAGACCACAGTAAAGGTCAAGAAAATGCAAGTTTACCGGGGCCTGGAGATGGAGGATGCCGAAGAGGTCTTCCCAGGTGAAATTCTTATTCTTGCTGGTCTTGATGAGGTACACATCGGAGACACTATTTGCACAGCGCAAGATCCACGTACCTTGCCACGACTTCGTGTTGATCGCCCCACTGTTTCAATGCGATTTGCTCCCAATACTTCCCCTTTTGCAGGATTGGAAGGGAAACTGGTACAGTCTACAAAAATACGCGAACGGTTGATGCGTGAAACTTTGCGCTCAGTTGCCCTGGAGGTGGAAGAGACTCCAAACTCAGATACTTTTATCGTTAAAGGTCGTGGCGAGCTGCAGATGGCTATACTTATCGAAACCATGCGTCGTGAAGGTTTTGAACTTATGGTAGGTAAACCTGAGGTTATTTACCGTCACGATAGCAATGGCCAACTGCTGGAGCCCATTGAGGACGTATATATTGACTGTGAGGAGATATATATGGGAGTTATTTCAGAAAAACTCTCACACCGCAAAGGTCGAATGGTGAACCTTACTAATCGAGGTACAGGCAGAGTGCGAGTTCAATTTAGCATACCATCTCGTGGCTTGATTGGTTATCGAAGCCAATTTCTTACAGACACACGAGGTACTGGGATTATGAACTCCATATTCCATGGTTATGAAATCCATCGTGGAGACTTTACTAGTCGCATCAGTGGCTCTCTGGTTTCTGACCGCCAGGGAGACGCCTCAGGATATGCTCTCTACAACCTTGAACCCCGTGGCTTGCTTTTCATCACTCCAGGCACTAAAGTTTACGAGGGCATGATTATAGGTGAACACAATCGTGACAATGACTTGAATGTAAATCCCTGCAAAGAGAAGAAACTTAGCAATGTACGGGCATCTGGCAAAGATGACTCTATATCGCTCACACCGGTGCTCCCCATGACCTTGGAACGAGCCATTGAGTTCATCAGGGAAGACGAGCTGGTTGAAGTAACACCTAAAAACATACGCCTGCGTAAAGCCGTCCTGGATGGTCAAGAGCGGCATCGTCAGGAAGGACAGGCAAAAAAAAGCTAA
- a CDS encoding epoxyqueuosine reductase QueH, with protein MTKPTLLLHTCCAPCSSAVVERLLNHYQLSLYFYNPNIHPSAEYLIRRDELLRWGRDILNIQCIIADYDSKTWFDMTRGMELEPEKGKRCTLCYQLRLEKTASVAKEQGYSFFTTTLSISPHKDSKLINTVGKTVAQKYNINFHAEDFKKNNGFQRSIEISKEYYFYRQRYCGCQFSQR; from the coding sequence ATGACAAAACCGACCTTGCTGCTTCACACATGCTGTGCCCCTTGTTCAAGTGCTGTGGTTGAGCGTCTGCTCAACCACTATCAATTATCACTCTATTTTTACAACCCCAACATTCACCCTTCAGCAGAGTATCTCATTCGGCGCGATGAACTACTGAGATGGGGGCGTGATATTCTGAATATTCAATGCATTATTGCTGACTACGACAGTAAAACATGGTTTGATATGACAAGAGGAATGGAGTTAGAACCGGAGAAGGGTAAGCGATGTACACTCTGCTACCAATTACGTCTAGAGAAAACCGCTAGCGTTGCCAAGGAACAGGGGTATAGTTTTTTCACTACAACGCTTAGTATTTCACCACATAAGGACTCGAAGCTAATCAACACAGTTGGTAAAACAGTGGCGCAAAAATATAATATCAATTTTCATGCAGAGGATTTCAAAAAAAATAACGGATTCCAGCGAAGCATAGAAATTTCAAAGGAATACTACTTTTACCGCCAAAGGTACTGCGGTTGCCAGTTTTCCCAGCGTTAG
- a CDS encoding MarR family winged helix-turn-helix transcriptional regulator, with protein MEPNLPMKFYWDLCTMLRELKHADMEFLKKFDVGPAQFKILQYTHGKRNGVNLKDIASLMEVSPSNASRLVDKLVQKGWMDRSVSPKSKREILLQLTPDGKKMLKKIAPEQRRNIGMVLQSRLSHEELEQMHRLMRRFMEAGQVKEGYLSGW; from the coding sequence ATGGAGCCTAATCTCCCAATGAAGTTTTACTGGGATCTATGCACGATGCTGCGTGAACTCAAGCACGCCGACATGGAGTTCCTTAAAAAGTTTGATGTTGGTCCAGCCCAATTCAAAATCCTTCAGTATACCCATGGCAAACGGAATGGGGTGAATCTAAAGGATATTGCCTCACTGATGGAGGTTTCTCCCAGTAACGCCAGCAGGCTGGTAGATAAACTCGTGCAAAAGGGCTGGATGGACCGCTCTGTCTCACCGAAAAGCAAGAGGGAAATTCTTTTACAATTGACACCTGATGGCAAAAAGATGCTGAAAAAGATCGCGCCAGAGCAACGGCGCAATATTGGTATGGTTTTGCAGTCTCGGTTATCACATGAAGAGCTTGAGCAGATGCATCGGTTAATGCGTAGATTTATGGAAGCGGGGCAGGTGAAAGAAGGGTATCTCTCTGGCTGGTAA